The Trypanosoma brucei brucei TREU927 chromosome 4, complete sequence genomic sequence AATGTGAAATCAAATAACTGTTTGACTGATGTGGTGCGAGAAGATATAATGGCAGGAGACTCCCACTAAAGTTGTTTGATCGTGTGGCCACGCCACTATACTTCCAGCATGTCTGTCGCTGCAAGTCACGCCGCCTGCTTCTCTCACTGTTGTCCACAGAAGGAATTCCAAGGACGGCTAGGAATCTTTGTGCCTTCCACACGGCAGCAACATTAGACGGAACGAACATCAAATATTCATCTTCGTCTATCGGTTGTGAAACTCCAGCCTGATTTTCATCTAAAAAAGTAGATACCACATGAATTCTATGTAAGTTGCAGCAGATAATCAAGAGTGACATCACAAGTAGAAGTATCACTGCTATGTCTGCTGTACGTGGCCTCCTCCTCGCTTGTGTTGGTCGCATCTTCAGCGGTGACATGTCTACAAAGAAGTTATcgagggaaaaacaatttAAATTGGCAAATGCGAGAATTCGCGCAGTTGTTAGAAACACAATTAGCTGACAAATTCATGTTCATCACAATTCAATGTAGACCGCTATGAAAGAACTCATAAAGGTCGTATGAGGCATGAGGATATACGTCCACGAGGGAGACATTTGAAATCATGAATATCTCAACAGTTATTAAACTTTACAACTTAAGTAGGACATCCACTCCCAAACTAGGCAATATTTTAAAAGTTACATTTGGGGGAAAGGGACCGTTAATCACGGTTTCGAACGATACCCAAAAACTGTTCATAACCAAACCTCCCAGTTTTGACCGAAACGAAACGGCGTAACTGTCATGTGATCAACAAATGAGTTCCaaggaaaaataatcaaCGAACGGTATAGTATGCCGTCGGTTAttacacacagacacacacaaacagaaaGTAACTAAAGTGTTTCAGGAATAGGAGTGACGCTAATACAATCCTAACAAACTATAGGGTGAGGGATCTCATAGTTCCCAAGCAACCTCAATAATTCAGGCCCTCTTAcgccaaaagggaaaagaaggtaggatttctcttttccgtCCAAGTCGGAATTCACACTGCATCGCTGCCCAATTGCTATTCAACCACATTAGCTTTGAGGGTGCCGGTGGTATTACACCTTCAGGAAAGTAGTCCATTAACATTTCGTAATCGGCTTCCTGTATGTGGTGTATCACAACAGACATGTTCCTAACGCTCTTCTTCACACCAAACTTGCCCGCATTGTGAAAGTGACAACGACCCATCTCCACACTTATTAGGTTTCTGTACACTACCTTTTCTCTCAGTATCATTCCAACCATCACATCTTCATAGAACATGCCAAGATCAAGAAAGTCAAAATAGTCCCACATAGAAAAGGGCATGTTCACTAGACGCTCAAGAGGTTTATACGAAATGATGGCTTGTGCAGTGTCCCTGGAGAGAGTAATGCAATATCCGTTCACATATGTAAGTTGGTTACGCCGCCATATCCGGTTATAGTAGTTGTAACGACCCATATACAAACCATGACGAGGCATTACACGAAGGTCCGCAAGGTATTTTGGAACACGAATAAATATGTCATCATCACCCTTCACAATGTAACTTACGTTAGGAAACATGTGAAgagcaaaccgaagccacaaatatgttttccGACTCATCGCAACCTCAGCCTCAATTCCCCAGTTTCCATTCTCACCAATCTTCTTCCGTGTGGATGGAGAGACATCATTTGTTGGTAGTGTAATAATGTCATGTGTACGTGCGGCCTCTTCCTTTAGTGAGTGTGAAATCAAATAACTGTTTGACTGATGTGGTGCGAGAAGATATAATGGCAGGAGACTCCCACTAAAGTTGTTTGATCGTGTGGCCACGCCACTATACTTCCAGCATGTCTGTCGCTGCAAGTCACGCCGCCTGCTTCTCTCACTGTTGTCCACAGAAGGAATTCCAAGGACGGCTAGGAACCTTTGTGCCTTCCACACGGCAGCAACATTAGACGGAACGAACATCAAATATTCATCTTCGTCTATCGGTTGTGAAACTCCAGCCTGATTTTCATCTAAAAAAGTAGATACCACATGAATTCTATGTAAGTTGCAGCAGATAATCAAGAGTGACATCACAAGTAGAAGTATCACTGCTATGTCTGCTGTACGTGGCCTCCTCCTCGCTTGTGTTGGTCGCATCTTCAGCGGTGACATGTCTACAAAGAAGTTATcgagggaaaaacaatttAAATTGGCAAATGCGAGAATTCGCGCAGTTGTTAGAAACACAATTAGCTGACAAATTCATGTTCATCACAATTCAATGTAGACCGCTATGAAAGAACTCATAAAGGTCGTATGAGGCATGAGGATATACGTCCACGAGGGAGACATTTGAAATCATGAATATCTCAACAGTTATTAAACTTTACAACTTAAGTAGGACATCCACTCCCAAACTAGGCAATATTTTAAAAGTTACATTTGGGGGAAAGGGACCGTTAATCACGGTTTCGAACGATACCCAAAAACTGTTCATAACCAAACCTCCCAGTTTTGACCGAAACGAAACGGCGTAACTGTCATGTGATCAACAAATGAGTTCCaaggaaaaataatcaaCGAACGGTATAGTATGCCGTCGGTTAttacacacagacacacacaaacagaaaGTAACTAAAGTGTTTCAGGAATAGGAGTGACGCTAATACAATCCTAACAAACTATAGGGTGAGGGATCTCATAGTTCCCAAGCAACCTCAATAATTCAGGCCCTCTTAcgccaaaagggaaaagaaggtaggatttctcttttccgtCCAAGTCGGAATTCACACTGCATCGCTGCCCAATTGCTATTCAACCACATTAGCTTTGAGGGTGCCGGTGGTATTACACCTTCAGGAAAGTAGTCCATTAACATTTCGTAATCGGCTTCCTGTATGTGGTGTATCACAACAGACATGTTCCTAACGCTCTTCTTCACACCAAACTTGCCCGCATTGTGAAAGTGACAACGACCCATCTCCACACTTATTAGGTTTCTGTACACTACCTTTTCTCTCAGTATCATTCCAACCATCACATCTTCATAGAACATGCCAAGATCAAGAAAGTCAAAATAGTCCCACATAGAAAAGGGCATGTTCACTAGACGCTCAAGAGGTTTATACGAAATGATGGCTTGTGCAGTGTCCCTGGAGAGAGTAATGCAATATCCGTTCACATATGTAAGTTGGTTACGCCGCCATATCCGGTTATAGTAGTTGTAACGACCCATATACAAACCATGACGAGGCATTACACGAAGGTCCGCAAGGTATTTTGGAACACGAATAAATATGTCATCATCACCCTTCACAATGTAACTTACGTTAGGAAACATGTGAAgagcaaaccgaagccacaaatatgttttccGACTCATCGCAACCTCAGCCTCAATTCCCCAGTTTCCATTCTCACCAATCTTCTTCCGTGTGGATGGAGAGACATCATTTGTTGGTAGTGTAATAATGTCATGTGTACGTGCGGCCTCTTCCTTTAGTGAGTGTGAAATCAAATAACTGTTTGACTGATGTGGTGCGAGAAGATATAATGGCAGGAGACTCCCACTAAAGTTGTTTGATCGTGTGGCCACGCCACTATACTTCCAGCATGTCTGTCGCTGCAAGTCACGCCGCCTGCTTCTCTCACTGTTGTCCACAGAAGGAATTCCAAGGACGGCTAGGAATCTTTGTGCCTTCCACACGGCAGCAACATTAGACGGAACGAACATCAAATATTCATCcttttattaaaaaatgtGTTTGTCCTTTGAGTTtcatgtaaaaaaaaaaagaaagacgatGACACCGTTTTTCGTAGTTGATTGTAGTGCTCCGCCATTTTCTGCAGTCTTTATTTTTGCGAAAGGGCCTTGACGGTGCCGCCTTGTTACGTAACGCTTTTATAA encodes the following:
- a CDS encoding UDP-Gal or UDP-GlcNAc-dependent glycosyltransferase, putative (UDP-Gal or UDP-GlcNAc-dependent glycosyltransferase, putative : curated by Mike Ferguson.), which encodes MSPLKMRPTQARRRPRTADIAVILLLVMSLLIICCNLHRIHVVSTFLDENQAGVSQPIDEDEYLMFVPSNVAAVWKAQRFLAVLGIPSVDNSERSRRRDLQRQTCWKYSGVATRSNNFSGSLLPLYLLAPHQSNSYLISHSLKEEAARTHDIITLPTNDVSPSTRKKIGENGNWGIEAEVAMSRKTYLWLRFALHMFPNVSYIVKGDDDIFIRVPKYLADLRVMPRHGLYMGRYNYYNRIWRRNQLTYVNGYCITLSRDTAQAIISYKPLERLVNMPFSMWDYFDFLDLGMFYEDVMVGMILREKVVYRNLISVEMGRCHFHNAGKFGVKKSVRNMSVVIHHIQEADYEMLMDYFPEGVIPPAPSKLMWLNSNWAAMQCEFRLGRKREILPSFPFWRKRA
- a CDS encoding UDP-Gal or UDP-GlcNAc-dependent glycosyltransferase, putative (UDP-Gal or UDP-GlcNAc-dependent glycosyltransferase, putative : curated by Mike Ferguson.), with translation MFVPSNVAAVWKAQRFLAVLGIPSVDNSERSRRRDLQRQTCWKYSGVATRSNNFSGSLLPLYLLAPHQSNSYLISHSLKEEAARTHDIITLPTNDVSPSTRKKIGENGNWGIEAEVAMSRKTYLWLRFALHMFPNVSYIVKGDDDIFIRVPKYLADLRVMPRHGLYMGRYNYYNRIWRRNQLTYVNGYCITLSRDTAQAIISYKPLERLVNMPFSMWDYFDFLDLGMFYEDVMVGMILREKVVYRNLISVEMGRCHFHNAGKFGVKKSVRNMSVVIHHIQEADYEMLMDYFPEGVIPPAPSKLMWLNSNWAAMQCEFRLGRKREILPSFPFWRKRA